Part of the Myxococcota bacterium genome, AGGCCGCCCTCCACGAAGCTCGCCTGCTGCTCGATCGAGAAGCCGCGCGCCAGCTCGACCGGGAGTCCGCCGACGTGGGGTCCGTCGTCGGTGGCGGACGCGACCGGGATTTCGGTCACCACCGGCGTGGCGAACCACCCGCGGACCGTGCGCACCAGGGCATCCCAGGGGCGCCGGAAGAGGGTCTTGCCGAGCAACGCCGCGCTGAAGAACGGCCCGAGGACGTCGACCAGCAGGAAGGCCGCGACGGGGTTGTGTTTCAGGTCGTGGAGGAGGTGCTCGCCGAACCTCTTCCAGCGCGACCCCGATGCGTAGCTCTCGAGGGCTTCCTCCTGACCCGCGCGGGGCAGCTCGAGGAGGGCGTTCGAGGGCGTCAGCAAGACCGGACACAGGGGGAACGACTCCTCGGTGTCGAAGTTGCGGTGGTCGATCGGGATGCCGAAGAACCCCGCGTAGCCGAACGTCTCGAAGGCGCCCGTGTCTTCGAAGTGGCGGCGGAAGGGCTCCGAGCGCACGTCGATGCAGAAGGCGGCCTGCGCCAGCGGGCGGCCATCGACCTCGGGGCCCGAAGCCCGGTGCTCGGCGATCTTCGAGAGCAGCGTGTGGCGGAAGGAGTCCTCGTAGGCCTCCAGCCAGACCGGGTTGTGCTCCTCGGCGTGAAAGGCATCGAGCCAACCCAGGACGGTCTGGGCGTCTGCTCGGGGCATCGCACGCAGGTCGTCCGCGGAGAGATCGAGGAGCTGACCGAGGTGGAAGAGGCGCCACGCGTCCCGACAAACGCTGCGCTTGTTGGCGCCGACGTGGGCGTGCGGCGACTCGCTGCCTGCGCGTGCTGCGACCTCGCTCGCGATCGCCGGCAGGGTTCCGGCGACGGCCCATTGGCGACCCGCTTCGACCACGACGAGCTCCACTTCGTAGAACAGCCGAACGGCGAGGTACTGCACCACGTCGATGGGGTTGGACTTCTGGATCGGGTCTTCCGGGTTCAGGGCGCGCCAGCGCACCAGTCCCGTCCAGCCCGGGAGTTGCCCGAGCACGCGGGCGAGGTAGTCGGGCCAGCGGGCCTCCGGGATCTCCAGTGCCTCGAGGCTGGCTCGGACGGCGGCTTCCGCGTCGTCGGGCAGGGCCGCGACCTTCTCGGCGAATCGCCCGATCCCGAGCAGCCGACCGCTCGCGTCGTGCTGGGCGAGCTCCCGCCAGGCGGCGTAGAACCCGTCGCGCTTCGAAGGCATCTCCCAGCCAGCCATGCCTTCGTCCACGAACGACGAGACCCACTTGATGACCTGGGAGTCGATTTGGGCGACGACGGACGCACCCGTCGTCGCGTCGATCCAGTCGCTGAGTGCGCGACGGAACGGGAGCTCCGCGGCGGCCGTGCCGTGGGCCGCGTCGTCCCCCGCGTCGAGGTCTTCGGGCTCGGAGGATCCCGCCGAGGGATCGACGAGGCCGAGCACCGAGAGCGCGGCCTGCCAGAGCCCGCCGACATCAGCGGTCGCGGGGGCGCCCGCCCGTGCCACGGAGAGGGCGTCACAGCTCGTGACCTGCCAATCGAAGAGGGCGGGTTCCAGGGGGTCGATCCCGTGGAGGAGGTGCGCCCGCCGCACCTCGGCGGCCGCGATCGTCCGCGACGCCAGGGAGACCGACTCCCCCGAGTCGGCCACGAGTCGCGCGAGGGCCTGGTCGATACTGCGCGCGCTGATGCGTCCGGCCTGGTGCAGCTCCCGGTACTCGTGCAGAGGGAGATAGCCTTCGGCGCCGAACAGGTGCTTCGCCTGCTGGAAGGCTTCGTCGAAGGGCAGGTGTTCGAGGCCCTGGAGCGGGTTGTGGGAGACGAACCCCTTCATCGGCCAGAACTGTGAGACCGGCTCGGCGGCCTCCTCGATCTGGGTCTGCAGCGCGGTCGTCGCCATCGGTCAGCCGGACTTCCTGCGGGCCGCCAGGGGATGCTCGGAGAGGGCGCGGTGCCCTTCGAGTCCGGCGATCACGAGTTCGCGGTCGTTCTCGCCGAACTCCGTCTGGAGCGTGGAGAGTCCCGACATGACTGTGTGGTCCACGAATTGGGCATTCGACATGTCGACGACGACTCTAGCGGCGGATTCTCCGACGATCCGTTTGCGCAACGCGATCCAGGTGCTGAACACGGCGGATCCGTCGACCTGGATGGTCGCCTCCTCGGCGCCGCTCTCGGTTGCGAGACTCGGCCGGAAGAGCGAGAAGGCCGGCGTCCCGTTCAGGACGTTCATGACGGCCTTGACCACGATGCCGATGCCGATGCCGACCAGCAGGTCCGTGGCGAGCACACCCACGATGGTCGAGACGAAGACGACGAGTTGCGCCGACCCGACCTTGTACATGTGAATGAATTCCTGCGGCGACGCCAGCCGGAAGCCCGTGAACACCAGCATGGCTGCCAACGCGGCCAGCGGGATCTGGTTGATGAGGCCCGGCACGAGCGCGACGAAGGCGAGCAGGAACAGCCCGTGGAACATGTTGGCGAAGCGCGTGCGGGCCCCGTTGTCGATGTTCGCCTTGCTCCGGACGATCTCGGAGATCATCGGCAGCCCACCGATGAACGCGGCGGCCGTGTTGCCGACACCGACGGCGAGAAGGTCCTTGTCGAAGTCGGTCTTCCGGCGCCACGGATCGATCTGATCGATGGCCTTCGCGCTCAACAGCGACTCGACGCTCCCGATCAGGGAGAACATCACGATGTACTTGATGCCTACGCTCGACAGGACGCCCGAGAAGTCGGGGAACGTGAAGGCGGAGAACATGTTGCTCGGGACGGCCACGAGGAAGCGCGGTCCGAGCGGGTGCTCGGTGCCTCGGAAGGAGTAGGCCTGCTCGGTGCCGACGCCGAAGAACAGGCCGAGCGGAACCGCGATCAAGAGGACGAGCATCGGCGCGGGAATGATCTTGAGCTTCGGGTTCTGGAGAAGCTGGAAGCCGAACATGATCACGAGGCTGATACCGCCGATCAGCGCGATCGCCGGATTCATGTCCACGAAGTAACTGGGAATGGCGGCGATCCGCTCGAGCGGGGAGCCCGACGCCTGGACGCCGAGCGCGATCGGGATCTGGCTCGACATCACGAGGAACCCGATCGAAGCGAGCAGGCCGTGCACGACGGCGGTGGGAAAGAACTCGCCGAGGACGCCCAACCGGAACACACCGAAGAGGATCTGGATGGCGCCGGCCGCGACGCCGACGCCCAGCGCGAGCCGGTACGCCTGGAGATCCGCACTGGGATCCGCGCCCCCGGTGAACCCGAACTCGGTGACGCAACCCAGCGCCACCACGATGAGCCCGGCGGCTGGGCCCTTGATGGTGAGCTCCGAGTTGCTGAGGAAGGCCGACAGGACGCCGCCGATGATGGCGGTGAAGACGCCCGCGATCGCGGGATAGCCGCAGGCCAGGGAGATCGCGAGACACAGCGGAAGCGCGATCAGGAAGACCAGGAAGCCCGACAGCATGTCGGCTCTGAAGTTCTGCTTCAGGCCTCCGAGCGTTCCGACGGGGACATCGGAGTTCTCAGGGTTCACATGGCCCTCCCTTGTTGGGGTGCGGGGTCCGGAGACGTTGTTTTTGCACCAGAATTGCGTTCGGTGCCAGGCTCTTCGGCGGCTTCCGGCTGCGCGGGCCGCACGTTCCGCGACGCGCCAGCGCGGCCACGGGGTCCGCAGCCCTCGGATGTGCCAGGTGGTCGGACCGCCGGGCCGGGATGGGCACACGGCGGGGCGCCGCCCTCAAACTCTTTCCCCAGGAATCCTCTCCCCAGGAATCCGGGCGATGCGGGTCGCGGCGACCTCGGACCCCTCACGCTTCCGGCCGCCAGGGCGACCTCGCACGCGCTCGATATGTGGGTGAAAACCATCAATCGCGGATCGGGCGGCGGGTCGTGCCGCGCTCGCGGGAGCCAGCCCGTGCCCACTCGTGATAGAAGGGCGGAGTGCGGCCGGGTGCCGCTCGGGAGGGATGCCATGGAGCTTTCACGCGTCGCGAAGCGAGTCGGAATCGTTCTGCTCGCCTACGTCGGGTTCGTCATCGCCTTCGAGACGATGCTCGGCGTCGTGCAGCCCGAGACCGGAGACACGATCGTCATCACCACGACCGATGCCGATGGCGTCTCGAGCGATCGCGTGCTCGGGCGGGACTTCGCCGGGGGCCAGCACTACGCCTCGGTGAACCACTGGCCGCGCGCCTGGTACCACAACGCGCTCGAGAACCCGCGGGTTCAGGTGACGATGGACGGCAAGACCGCCGACTACATGGCCGTCCCCGTCGACGACGAAGAGCACGCGCGGGTGGCGGCCGAGATCGGCAATGGGATCGTGTTCAAGATCCTGGTCGGGTTCGCGCCCCAGCGCTTCCTGCGCCTCGAGCCGGTCGAGGCTCCTTAGCTCCCTAGCTCCCAGGGGCCAGATTCCCGCCGCGGGCCGGCGGCTCGGTCCGCCGGGGTCTGCCGCCCAATTTCACGTCCCAAACTCAGATAGGGCCGGGCGGGGCAGTGTGCCGTCGGCCAGGCTGGGGCTGGACAGCGTATAGACACAAATACATAATGTGTCCATGGGACTCTCCGCGCTGAAGCTCCGCATCGTGGATACGGCGATCGAGTACATGACCGCCTTCGGCTCGGAGAAGCTGAACGTGCGCGAAGTCGCCCGTCACGCGGGCGTCGGCAGGGCGACGATCCACAAGCACTTCGGAACGAAACAGGGCCTGCTCGAAGCCGCGGAAGCCCGGATCGCCGAGCAGATGGTGGAAGTGCTGACCGACGTGGCGGCCTCCATCGACGGGCTTCATCTCCAGGCGGCCGCCATCGCCACGCGGATCCGCCGATCGAGAGTGGACCGCTCGATCACACCGTGGATCGGATTCTTCAGCCCGCTCGAGGAGGGCGCGCTCCTCGTGACCCACGCCGGCGAGCACATCCGAAGCCTGTGCGACGTCTTTCGACCGCTCGTCGCGATGGCCCAGGAGCGGGGCGAGATTCGCGCCGAACTCGATGCCGGCCGCACCTCCGAGTGGATTGCGCGCATCAGCCTCACCTTCGCGCTCGCGCCCGCGAACCTGAACATCGACGACGAAGGCAGTGTTCGGGAGTTCTTCCGCGAGCATCTCGCGGGCCTCGCCTGAGCGTTTCTCCAGCCGTCCGAGCCAGAGGAGCTCCCGATGCACGACAAAGATCTGCTCGTCCCTGCCGCCTATGCGGCGCACGGCTACCCCCACGAGACCTGGGAGCAGCTCCGTCGGGAAGACCCGGTCCACCGTGTCGAGGATTGGGACGGTCCGCCCTATTGGGCAATCACGAAGCACGCCGACGTGGTCCACCTCTCGAAGAACCCGGATCGCTTCGTGAACCAGCCGCGCATGATCATGGAGCCAGGGGGGGCCGACCCGGGTCAGATCGTCCGGACCCTGATCGTGATGGACCCGCCCGAACACCGACAGATGCGTGGCCTCGTGAGCAACCGGTTCACCCCCCGAGCGCTCAAGCGAATCGTCGACGAAGTGGACGGAATCACGAACCGGATTCTCGACGCAGCCGCGACCCACGGTGAGATCCGCGAGACCGACTTCGTCGAGTCGATCGCCGCACCCATCCCGATCTGGGTCATCGCCGAGATGCTCGGCGTCCCGACGGATCGCTGGCGGGATCTCTACGACTGGACCAACGCGGCCGTGGGCGCCGGGGATCCGGAGTTCAACCAGGGACGGCCGCCCGAAGAGGTACGCGTCGAGGCGATCATGCGCATGGCCGGCTTCTTCAAGGAGCTGTCCGACCAGCGGCGAGGGGATCCGCGGGACGATCTGGTGTCGCTACTGGTCCATGCCGAGGTCGACGGCGAGCCGCTGAACGACTTCGACCTGCTCAGCTACTACAACTTGATCCTCGCTGCGGGCAACGAGACGACACGCAATGCGATCTCGGGCGCGCTCCACCTGTTGCTCCAGCACCCCGAGCAGTTCGAGCGCCTGCGCGCGAAACCCGAGCTCCTGGACTCGTTCGTCGAGGAGGCCCTGCGCTTCCTCTCGCCCGTGATCCACTTTTGTCGCACGTCCAAGGAGGATTTCGAGCTGGGGGGCAAGAAGATCCGGGCCGGCGAGCCCATGGTCCTCTTCTACCCGTCGGCGAATCGAGACGAAGCGGTCTTCGATCGTCCCAACGAGTTCGACATCACGCGCAATCCCAACCCGCATCTCGCGTTCGGCATCGGCGAGCACTTCTGCATCGGTACGCACGTCGCTCGGCTCGAGATGCGGACGCTGTTCCGCCATCTCTTGCGTCGGCTCGAGCACGTCGAGCTGGTCTCCCCGCCCGAACGGCTGGCATTCGCGACGGTGGGGGGCATCAAGCACATGCAGATCCGCTACCGGCTCGACTAGTCCCGGCTGCGCGCTGCGAAGGCCCGCAGGTCTCGCCGGGTACGTGAAAAGACGGAGTGGGGACCCAGGATTCCCTGGACGTTCGGCTCCGGTGGATCAAGGCGCTGTGGGGAAACGCCGACAAGTGGGGCACCCCCCATGCGTTCCGAGCGCCGAAACTTCTATCGCATCCTGCATCTGCAGCCCGACGCGCCGCCGGACGTCATCCGGTCGAACTACCGGGCGATGATGCAGAAGCTGCGCATGCACCCCGATCTCGGCGGCGAGCACTGGGACGCCGCTCAGATCTCCGAGGCTTACGCGACCCTGTCGAATCCGGCGCGGCGTGCGGCGTACGACGAGGAGCTCCTCGAGCAGTACGACTTGGCGGCGCTCGGGGAAGGGCGCCCCGAAGCGCGCCGCGCACGGACCTCGACGCGTCGCGCGACCGGGAACCGTCGCAACTACTACCGCGTGCTCCAGGTGCAGCGAGAGGCGCCGCTCGCGGTCATCGAAGCGAGCCATGCCGCGCTGCGCCAGGTCGCGCTCCGGGAGGGCGGCGACTTCGCGATTCTCGACGAGGCCTTCACGACGCTCCGTGATCCGGAGCGTCGCCGACTCTACGACGCGCAGTTGGCGAGACCGGTGGGCCAGGATCGCGTCGACACCGGTCACGGGGCACCGGGATACGTGCCGCGGATCAAGGACTACTGCGCCTTCTGCAAGACCCCGGCTGGTGCGGCGGAGCGCGCGCAGGGTTCGGATTGTCGCGAGTGCCGCGGGCCGCTCGCACCGCCCCTCGAGGAACTCGTCGCCCAGGCGCGTCGCGCGGTGGCCCGCATCGGAAAGCGGGGGGCGCTCGCGCTCTATCGCTATTGGCCGGGTCCCGCCCAGGCGGCGAGGCTCATGGATCTCTCGCCCACCGGGCTGCGTTTCTCTTCCGCTACCGCCTTCGACGTGGGCGAAGTGATCAAGATCGACGGCCGAGGCTTCCGCGCCGTCGGCGAGGTCGCCCATCGGCACCCGGGCTGGTTCTCGCATGACGCAGGCGTGCGCTTCGTCGCGGTGAGTTTCGAGCAGGCCAGCGGGAGCTTCGTTTCCACCCGGGCCTGAACCCCGGCGGAAATCAGCGGGGCACGTCGCCGACGATCGTGACGCGCTCCATCCGCCGCTCTTCCGGCCAGAAGTCGTTGGTCGCGAAGTGCTGGGTACAGCGGTTGTCCCACATCGCGATGGAGTCCTTCTCCCAGCGGAAGCGGCACTGGACGTTCGGGCTCATGATGGCCCGTTCGAGATGGTCGAGGATGGCCTGGCTCTCTTCGGGCGCGACGTCGTCCACGTGAGTCACGAAGCTGCCGTTGGTGTAGATCCCCTTCTCGCCCGTCTCCGGGTGGGTGCGGACCACGGGGTGGTGGACCACCGGATACTTCTCGCGCATCGCTGCCTGCTTCTCGGGTGGGACCCGACGGCCGAAGACCCGCATGTAGTCGTGGGAGGCGGTCAGCCCCTCGATGCGCTGCTTCCATTCGGGCTGGAGACGCTCGTAGGCGAGCACCGCATTCGCGAAGCAGGTGTCTCCACCGACCGGGGGGATCACACGCCCGCGCAGAATCGAGCCGAGGGAGGGCGCCTTCCGCCACGTCACGTCGCTGTGCCACATGTTGGCGGCGTAGGGCTGCTCCTTCGTCGACACGATGTGGACGATCTCCGGGTGCTCCGGGAGGTCGGGCGCGAAGGGGTGGCGTTCGAGCTCGCCGAAGCGGCGGCCGAACGCGATGTGCTCCTCGATCGTCAGATCCTGGTCGCGGAAGAAGAGCACCTTGTAGTCGAGCCAGAGCTTCCGCAGCTCGGCAAGGCCCGCGTCGTCGAGGGAGCGGAGGTC contains:
- a CDS encoding nitroreductase/quinone reductase family protein, with the translated sequence MELSRVAKRVGIVLLAYVGFVIAFETMLGVVQPETGDTIVITTTDADGVSSDRVLGRDFAGGQHYASVNHWPRAWYHNALENPRVQVTMDGKTADYMAVPVDDEEHARVAAEIGNGIVFKILVGFAPQRFLRLEPVEAP
- a CDS encoding putative inorganic carbon transporter subunit DabA gives rise to the protein MATTALQTQIEEAAEPVSQFWPMKGFVSHNPLQGLEHLPFDEAFQQAKHLFGAEGYLPLHEYRELHQAGRISARSIDQALARLVADSGESVSLASRTIAAAEVRRAHLLHGIDPLEPALFDWQVTSCDALSVARAGAPATADVGGLWQAALSVLGLVDPSAGSSEPEDLDAGDDAAHGTAAAELPFRRALSDWIDATTGASVVAQIDSQVIKWVSSFVDEGMAGWEMPSKRDGFYAAWRELAQHDASGRLLGIGRFAEKVAALPDDAEAAVRASLEALEIPEARWPDYLARVLGQLPGWTGLVRWRALNPEDPIQKSNPIDVVQYLAVRLFYEVELVVVEAGRQWAVAGTLPAIASEVAARAGSESPHAHVGANKRSVCRDAWRLFHLGQLLDLSADDLRAMPRADAQTVLGWLDAFHAEEHNPVWLEAYEDSFRHTLLSKIAEHRASGPEVDGRPLAQAAFCIDVRSEPFRRHFEDTGAFETFGYAGFFGIPIDHRNFDTEESFPLCPVLLTPSNALLELPRAGQEEALESYASGSRWKRFGEHLLHDLKHNPVAAFLLVDVLGPFFSAALLGKTLFRRPWDALVRTVRGWFATPVVTEIPVASATDDGPHVGGLPVELARGFSIEQQASFVEGGL
- a CDS encoding cytochrome P450, which codes for MHDKDLLVPAAYAAHGYPHETWEQLRREDPVHRVEDWDGPPYWAITKHADVVHLSKNPDRFVNQPRMIMEPGGADPGQIVRTLIVMDPPEHRQMRGLVSNRFTPRALKRIVDEVDGITNRILDAAATHGEIRETDFVESIAAPIPIWVIAEMLGVPTDRWRDLYDWTNAAVGAGDPEFNQGRPPEEVRVEAIMRMAGFFKELSDQRRGDPRDDLVSLLVHAEVDGEPLNDFDLLSYYNLILAAGNETTRNAISGALHLLLQHPEQFERLRAKPELLDSFVEEALRFLSPVIHFCRTSKEDFELGGKKIRAGEPMVLFYPSANRDEAVFDRPNEFDITRNPNPHLAFGIGEHFCIGTHVARLEMRTLFRHLLRRLEHVELVSPPERLAFATVGGIKHMQIRYRLD
- a CDS encoding TauD/TfdA family dioxygenase, with amino-acid sequence MPFEIRPLTAAIGAEILGVDLRSLDDAGLAELRKLWLDYKVLFFRDQDLTIEEHIAFGRRFGELERHPFAPDLPEHPEIVHIVSTKEQPYAANMWHSDVTWRKAPSLGSILRGRVIPPVGGDTCFANAVLAYERLQPEWKQRIEGLTASHDYMRVFGRRVPPEKQAAMREKYPVVHHPVVRTHPETGEKGIYTNGSFVTHVDDVAPEESQAILDHLERAIMSPNVQCRFRWEKDSIAMWDNRCTQHFATNDFWPEERRMERVTIVGDVPR
- a CDS encoding DnaJ domain-containing protein — protein: MRSERRNFYRILHLQPDAPPDVIRSNYRAMMQKLRMHPDLGGEHWDAAQISEAYATLSNPARRAAYDEELLEQYDLAALGEGRPEARRARTSTRRATGNRRNYYRVLQVQREAPLAVIEASHAALRQVALREGGDFAILDEAFTTLRDPERRRLYDAQLARPVGQDRVDTGHGAPGYVPRIKDYCAFCKTPAGAAERAQGSDCRECRGPLAPPLEELVAQARRAVARIGKRGALALYRYWPGPAQAARLMDLSPTGLRFSSATAFDVGEVIKIDGRGFRAVGEVAHRHPGWFSHDAGVRFVAVSFEQASGSFVSTRA
- a CDS encoding SulP family inorganic anion transporter; its protein translation is MNPENSDVPVGTLGGLKQNFRADMLSGFLVFLIALPLCLAISLACGYPAIAGVFTAIIGGVLSAFLSNSELTIKGPAAGLIVVALGCVTEFGFTGGADPSADLQAYRLALGVGVAAGAIQILFGVFRLGVLGEFFPTAVVHGLLASIGFLVMSSQIPIALGVQASGSPLERIAAIPSYFVDMNPAIALIGGISLVIMFGFQLLQNPKLKIIPAPMLVLLIAVPLGLFFGVGTEQAYSFRGTEHPLGPRFLVAVPSNMFSAFTFPDFSGVLSSVGIKYIVMFSLIGSVESLLSAKAIDQIDPWRRKTDFDKDLLAVGVGNTAAAFIGGLPMISEIVRSKANIDNGARTRFANMFHGLFLLAFVALVPGLINQIPLAALAAMLVFTGFRLASPQEFIHMYKVGSAQLVVFVSTIVGVLATDLLVGIGIGIVVKAVMNVLNGTPAFSLFRPSLATESGAEEATIQVDGSAVFSTWIALRKRIVGESAARVVVDMSNAQFVDHTVMSGLSTLQTEFGENDRELVIAGLEGHRALSEHPLAARRKSG
- a CDS encoding helix-turn-helix domain-containing protein, producing the protein MGLSALKLRIVDTAIEYMTAFGSEKLNVREVARHAGVGRATIHKHFGTKQGLLEAAEARIAEQMVEVLTDVAASIDGLHLQAAAIATRIRRSRVDRSITPWIGFFSPLEEGALLVTHAGEHIRSLCDVFRPLVAMAQERGEIRAELDAGRTSEWIARISLTFALAPANLNIDDEGSVREFFREHLAGLA